The proteins below are encoded in one region of uncultured Eubacteriales bacterium:
- the ytvI gene encoding Sporulation integral membrane protein YtvI: protein MPENRHLKLLLRLAYLALGLAGAWLFLAVLLPWLLPFLLALGLSWLMEKPVVGLMRRFHLRRWIAAALCTLALVVLLCGGLGLILWRAGYELALLLGRLPTLLAGLPSAGRALERWAYRFIVALPIQFQDFFNQALTGLINRGIDLPNRFYDVLAGLVAKAAAALPSVGFFLFTTALATYFSSASRPELMAFLRRQTPERWHKYLDEAKTVLKGAFGSWLRAQGILMLITFCELTAGFLFLRVDLALLLAGLIALVDALPIFGTGTILIPWALFSLLGRDWRLGVGLGVLYGVVSLVRSLLEPKLVGARVGLHPLAALLAMYVGFSAFGVWGLILAPLAAIFLKQLHDSGLIKLWRT from the coding sequence TTGCCCGAGAACAGGCATTTGAAACTATTGCTGCGGCTGGCCTATCTTGCACTGGGACTCGCCGGGGCGTGGCTTTTCCTGGCCGTTTTGCTTCCCTGGCTCCTCCCCTTTCTGCTGGCACTGGGGCTCTCCTGGCTGATGGAAAAGCCTGTGGTGGGACTCATGCGCCGGTTCCACCTGCGGCGATGGATCGCTGCAGCTCTCTGCACGCTTGCGCTGGTCGTTCTGCTGTGCGGCGGGCTTGGCCTCATCCTGTGGCGAGCGGGGTACGAGCTGGCCCTGCTGCTGGGGCGGCTGCCCACGCTGCTGGCGGGCCTCCCCTCTGCCGGGCGAGCGCTGGAGCGCTGGGCCTATCGCTTTATCGTGGCCCTGCCCATCCAGTTTCAGGATTTTTTTAACCAGGCTTTGACAGGGCTCATCAACCGGGGCATCGACCTGCCCAACCGCTTTTACGACGTGCTGGCGGGGCTGGTGGCAAAAGCGGCGGCGGCCCTGCCCAGCGTGGGATTCTTTCTCTTCACCACCGCTTTAGCCACCTATTTCTCCTCTGCCTCCCGGCCCGAACTGATGGCTTTCCTCCGGCGGCAGACGCCGGAGCGCTGGCACAAATATCTGGACGAGGCCAAGACCGTCCTCAAGGGCGCGTTCGGGAGCTGGCTCCGGGCCCAAGGGATACTGATGCTGATCACCTTCTGTGAGCTGACGGCGGGGTTCCTCTTCCTGCGTGTTGACCTGGCCCTCCTGTTGGCGGGGCTCATCGCCCTGGTGGACGCGCTGCCCATCTTCGGCACCGGAACTATTCTCATCCCTTGGGCCCTTTTCTCCCTGCTGGGCAGGGACTGGCGGCTGGGCGTGGGGCTGGGTGTGCTCTATGGCGTGGTCTCTCTCGTGCGCAGTCTGCTGGAGCCCAAGCTGGTGGGGGCCCGGGTGGGCCTGCACCCGCTGGCCGCCCTCCTCGCCATGTATGTCGGCTTTTCCGCCTTCGGGGTATGGGGACTCATCCTGGCACCTTTGGCCGCCATCTTCCTCAAGCAGCTCCATGACAGCGGGCTTATCAAGCTATGGCGGACCTGA
- a CDS encoding conserved hypothetical protein (Evidence 4 : Homologs of previously reported genes of unknown function) has protein sequence MSLQPKYFIVEAQALPEVFLKVAEAKRMLETGEAETVNRATQVVGISRSAFYKYKDAVRPFNDMLHGRIITFQIMLKDEPGVLSAVLNIFARSGGNILTINQGIPVSGCAVVSIGAETSAMESSAEELIARVKEQAGVLRCEILAG, from the coding sequence ATGTCATTGCAGCCCAAATACTTTATCGTTGAGGCCCAGGCGCTGCCCGAGGTGTTCCTCAAAGTGGCCGAGGCCAAGCGTATGCTGGAGACCGGCGAGGCCGAGACCGTGAACCGCGCCACCCAGGTGGTGGGCATCAGCCGCAGCGCGTTCTACAAGTACAAGGACGCGGTGCGCCCGTTCAACGACATGCTCCACGGGCGTATCATCACGTTCCAGATCATGCTTAAGGACGAACCCGGCGTGCTCTCCGCAGTGCTCAATATTTTCGCCAGAAGCGGCGGGAATATTCTCACCATCAACCAGGGCATCCCGGTCAGCGGCTGCGCAGTCGTCAGCATCGGGGCTGAGACCTCCGCCATGGAGAGCTCGGCGGAGGAGCTGATCGCCCGGGTGAAGGAGCAGGCCGGCGTGCTCCGGTGCGAGATTTTAGCGGGATAG
- a CDS encoding Homoserine dehydrogenase: MVNIAILGFGTVGSGVAEVLEKNGAHIDEKVHLPIRLKYILDVRDFPDSPFADKIVHDFSIIENDPDVAVVVETIGGARIAKDFTERALKAGKSVVTSNKELVATCGYDLLQLAKEHDVSYLFEASVGGGIPIIRPLSQCLAANELTEICGILNGTTNYILTRMIRAGLSFDAALKEAQQNGYAEQDPTADVEGHDACRKICILSSLAFSRHIYPEQVPTEGITGVTLGDVAYADACGRKIKLLGRAVRQEDGRICAYVAPHLVEGSAPLASVEDVFNGITVKGDAIGDVMFYGRGAGKLPTASAVVADVMDAAKHMKTRKYVEWGPGGEDLTVSPDTLESAWYVRAQAGTDAVRSAFGEVNLLARPGAPAGEVAFLTGPMTRTVLDTKLKGLVPQSVIRVLD; encoded by the coding sequence ATGGTTAACATAGCGATTCTTGGTTTTGGCACGGTGGGCAGCGGCGTGGCTGAGGTGCTGGAGAAGAACGGCGCCCACATCGACGAGAAGGTCCATCTGCCCATCCGGCTCAAATATATCCTGGACGTGCGGGACTTCCCGGACAGTCCTTTTGCGGATAAGATCGTCCACGATTTTTCCATCATCGAAAACGACCCTGACGTGGCCGTGGTGGTGGAGACCATCGGCGGCGCGCGCATCGCCAAGGACTTTACCGAGCGCGCCCTCAAGGCGGGGAAGAGCGTGGTCACCTCCAACAAGGAGCTGGTGGCTACCTGTGGGTACGACCTGCTCCAGCTCGCCAAGGAGCACGACGTGAGTTATCTCTTCGAGGCCAGCGTGGGCGGCGGCATCCCCATCATCCGTCCCCTTAGCCAGTGCCTGGCCGCCAACGAGCTTACCGAGATCTGCGGCATTTTGAACGGCACCACCAACTATATCCTCACCCGCATGATCCGCGCCGGCCTCTCCTTCGATGCCGCGCTTAAGGAGGCCCAGCAAAACGGCTACGCCGAGCAGGACCCCACCGCCGACGTGGAGGGGCACGACGCCTGCCGGAAGATCTGCATCCTGAGCTCCCTGGCCTTTAGCCGCCACATCTACCCCGAACAGGTGCCCACCGAGGGTATCACCGGCGTGACCTTGGGCGATGTGGCCTATGCCGACGCCTGCGGCAGGAAGATCAAGCTCCTGGGCCGGGCCGTCCGCCAGGAGGACGGGAGGATCTGCGCCTACGTGGCTCCCCATCTGGTGGAAGGGAGCGCTCCTCTCGCCAGCGTGGAGGACGTTTTCAACGGCATCACCGTCAAGGGCGACGCTATCGGGGACGTGATGTTCTATGGTCGGGGCGCGGGCAAGCTGCCTACCGCCAGCGCCGTGGTGGCCGACGTGATGGACGCAGCCAAGCACATGAAGACCCGCAAGTACGTGGAGTGGGGCCCCGGCGGGGAGGACCTGACTGTCTCTCCCGATACGCTGGAGAGCGCCTGGTATGTCCGCGCCCAGGCGGGTACGGACGCGGTCCGCTCCGCTTTCGGTGAGGTGAACCTCTTGGCCAGGCCCGGCGCGCCGGCGGGGGAGGTCGCTTTCCTCACCGGGCCCATGACCCGCACCGTGCTGGATACGAAGCTTAAGGGACTTGTCCCCCAGTCGGTCATTCGGGTGCTGGACTGA
- the lysC gene encoding Aspartokinase 2, protein MGLIVQKFGGSSVADADRIRNVARIITETYRKGHGVVVVLSAQGDTTDDLIAKAAEINPDASKREMDVLLSTGEQISCSLCAMAIEAMGYPVVSLTGWQAGIRTNSAYSNARIDRVDTERVLAELDKKCIVIVTGFQGINRYDDITTLGRGGSDTSAVALAASLHADLCQIYTDVDGVYTADPRCVKGAKKLEEITFDEMLELATLGAQVLHNRSVEMAKRYNVNMEVISSFTGNPGTKVKEVVKNVEKSHVSGVAKDKNIARIALVGLQDTPGIAFKIFSMLAKQKVNVDIILQSIGRNETKDISFTVAKTDMAVACKLLEDSRDSLGFEELDVTDGIAKVSIVGAGMINNPGVAATMFEALFSAGINISMISTSEIKVSVLVDVKDADRAVQVIHSKFFNEFNN, encoded by the coding sequence ATGGGACTCATCGTACAAAAATTCGGCGGCAGCTCGGTGGCTGACGCGGATAGAATACGCAATGTCGCCCGCATCATCACCGAGACCTACCGTAAGGGCCACGGCGTAGTGGTGGTCCTCTCAGCCCAGGGGGACACCACCGACGACCTGATCGCCAAAGCGGCGGAGATCAACCCCGACGCCTCCAAGCGGGAGATGGACGTGCTCCTCTCCACCGGCGAGCAGATCTCCTGTTCCCTCTGCGCCATGGCGATCGAGGCCATGGGCTACCCGGTGGTCTCCCTCACCGGCTGGCAGGCGGGCATCCGTACCAACTCCGCCTACTCCAACGCCCGGATTGACCGCGTGGACACCGAGCGGGTTTTGGCGGAGCTCGATAAGAAGTGCATCGTGATCGTCACCGGGTTCCAGGGTATCAACCGCTATGACGATATCACCACTTTGGGCCGCGGCGGGTCAGATACCTCAGCGGTGGCCCTGGCCGCCAGCCTCCACGCCGACCTCTGCCAGATCTACACCGACGTAGACGGCGTCTACACCGCCGACCCCCGCTGTGTCAAGGGAGCCAAAAAGCTGGAGGAGATTACCTTCGACGAGATGCTGGAGCTGGCTACCCTGGGGGCCCAGGTGCTCCACAACCGCTCGGTGGAAATGGCAAAGAGATACAACGTCAACATGGAGGTCATCTCCAGTTTCACCGGGAATCCGGGAACGAAAGTCAAGGAGGTCGTGAAAAACGTGGAAAAGTCTCATGTGAGCGGCGTCGCCAAGGATAAGAACATCGCCAGAATCGCTCTGGTGGGTTTGCAGGACACCCCGGGCATCGCATTTAAAATTTTCTCCATGTTGGCCAAGCAGAAGGTCAACGTGGATATCATTCTCCAGTCCATCGGGCGCAACGAGACCAAAGACATCAGCTTTACCGTCGCAAAGACTGACATGGCCGTGGCCTGTAAGCTCCTGGAGGACAGCCGGGACTCCCTGGGCTTTGAGGAGCTGGACGTGACCGACGGCATCGCCAAGGTCTCCATCGTGGGCGCGGGCATGATCAACAACCCCGGCGTGGCCGCCACCATGTTTGAGGCCCTCTTCAGTGCCGGTATCAACATCAGCATGATCTCCACCAGCGAGATCAAGGTCTCCGTCCTGGTGGATGTGAAGGACGCGGACCGCGCCGTTCAGGTCATCCACAGCAAGTTTTTCAATGAGTTTAATAACTAA
- a CDS encoding Na+/H+ dicarboxylate symporter: MTFIKNNKSSFLLLGSMLIGGIIGAFWGPGAEILTPIADIFLNLLYCCVVPMIFISLVSSIANMENLRKLGKLLGIMLVIFVLTQILASLYMGGICALFDPAKGATISMTEEVTDLTSNNNFLAMFTVNDFQNLWSRRNLTALIVFSMITGVALVAIGEKGKTLIKIFDEGTALIMRMIKYVMYLAPIGLCAYFAILVGQYGSELTGSLARAIIIYLIAAVAYYFLSSFLFAFIGAGMEGVRRYFRYCIPPTLTALGTCSSVATIPTTTQAANNMGISPEVTNLCVPLGANLHKDGACLITILKISFMCSVFGMNFLDPKIFLTAIMVSTLASMVMGAIPAGGYVGEIFIISAFNFPAVSIPIMVLIGTITDAPATAINATGDLSCAMIVERFVNGKNWFKKKLGEAAVK; this comes from the coding sequence ATGACTTTTATTAAAAACAACAAGTCATCCTTTCTCCTGCTCGGCAGTATGCTCATTGGCGGTATCATCGGCGCGTTCTGGGGCCCCGGGGCCGAAATCCTCACTCCTATCGCGGACATCTTCCTCAACCTTCTCTATTGCTGCGTTGTACCCATGATCTTCATCTCCCTGGTCTCCTCCATCGCCAACATGGAAAATCTGCGCAAGCTGGGTAAGCTTCTGGGCATTATGCTCGTCATCTTTGTCCTCACTCAGATCCTCGCCTCCCTGTACATGGGCGGAATCTGCGCCTTGTTTGACCCCGCCAAGGGCGCGACGATCTCCATGACCGAGGAGGTCACCGACCTCACCAGCAACAACAACTTCCTTGCCATGTTCACCGTCAACGACTTCCAGAATCTCTGGAGCCGCAGGAACCTGACCGCCCTCATCGTCTTCTCCATGATTACCGGTGTGGCCCTGGTCGCCATCGGCGAGAAAGGCAAGACCCTGATCAAGATTTTCGACGAGGGCACCGCGCTCATCATGCGGATGATCAAGTATGTCATGTACCTGGCCCCCATCGGCCTGTGCGCCTACTTCGCCATTTTGGTGGGGCAGTACGGCAGCGAACTCACCGGCTCCCTGGCCCGGGCCATCATCATCTACCTCATCGCCGCCGTGGCATACTACTTCCTCTCCAGTTTCCTCTTCGCCTTCATCGGCGCGGGGATGGAGGGCGTGCGCCGCTACTTCCGCTACTGCATCCCCCCCACGCTCACCGCTCTGGGCACCTGCTCCAGCGTCGCCACCATCCCCACCACCACGCAGGCGGCCAACAACATGGGCATCTCCCCCGAGGTCACCAACCTCTGCGTACCTCTGGGCGCAAACCTGCATAAGGACGGCGCCTGCCTCATCACCATCCTGAAGATTTCCTTCATGTGCTCGGTCTTCGGCATGAACTTCCTCGATCCCAAGATCTTCCTCACCGCCATCATGGTCTCCACTTTGGCCTCGATGGTCATGGGTGCCATCCCCGCCGGCGGCTACGTGGGCGAGATCTTCATCATCTCCGCCTTCAACTTCCCCGCCGTGTCCATTCCCATCATGGTCCTCATCGGCACCATCACCGACGCGCCCGCTACTGCCATCAACGCCACCGGCGATCTGAGCTGCGCCATGATCGTGGAGCGGTTCGTCAACGGGAAAAATTGGTTCAAGAAAAAGCTGGGCGAGGCCGCTGTGAAGTAA
- a CDS encoding Hemolysin, giving the protein MDTKEFIKQYAVDRMGTYSLKWDALDVRFHDPDLISMWVADMEFRTCDKILEAMQERIKHGVFGYSYVGDEYYNAFFDWEEKHHGFRPQKEWMRFSTGVVVALYWFINAFTKPQDSVIILTPVYYPFHNAVKDTDRKLVTCDLVNTDGYFTIDYDAFEKAIVENDVKLFIQCSPHNPAGRVWTEEELDRVMDICTRHNVLIVSDEIHQDIIIGDKKQIPAAIVAGGKYRDNLITVTAASKTFNLAGLLHSHIIISNDKLRAAYDEYAKTVNQTEVNIMGITATQAGYLYGDEWLGHILEIIKQNYEYLKKELNEKAPAIVVSPLEGTYLCLLDLRKVIGPDQARDLIQNKCRLAVDYGEWFGTNFKGFVRLNLATEPRYVEAAVKNIIREVNKL; this is encoded by the coding sequence ATGGATACCAAGGAATTCATCAAGCAGTACGCAGTGGACCGGATGGGTACATACTCGCTGAAGTGGGACGCCCTCGACGTTCGCTTCCACGACCCCGACCTCATCTCCATGTGGGTGGCGGATATGGAATTCCGCACCTGCGACAAGATTCTGGAGGCCATGCAGGAGCGCATCAAGCACGGCGTGTTCGGCTACTCCTACGTGGGCGACGAGTACTACAACGCTTTCTTCGACTGGGAGGAGAAACACCATGGTTTCCGCCCCCAGAAGGAGTGGATGCGCTTTTCCACCGGCGTGGTAGTGGCCCTCTATTGGTTCATCAACGCCTTTACAAAGCCCCAGGACAGCGTCATCATCCTGACCCCGGTCTACTACCCCTTCCACAACGCGGTGAAGGACACCGACCGCAAGCTGGTCACGTGCGACCTGGTCAACACCGACGGCTACTTCACCATCGACTATGACGCCTTTGAGAAGGCCATCGTGGAGAACGACGTCAAGCTCTTTATCCAGTGCTCCCCCCACAATCCCGCCGGCCGCGTATGGACCGAAGAGGAGCTGGACAGGGTGATGGACATCTGCACCCGGCACAACGTGCTCATCGTCTCCGACGAGATCCACCAGGACATCATCATTGGCGACAAGAAGCAGATCCCCGCCGCCATCGTCGCGGGCGGAAAGTACCGCGACAACCTCATCACCGTGACCGCCGCCTCCAAGACCTTCAACCTGGCGGGCCTGCTCCACTCCCACATCATCATCTCCAACGACAAGCTGCGTGCAGCGTACGACGAGTACGCCAAGACCGTCAACCAGACCGAGGTCAACATCATGGGCATTACCGCCACCCAGGCGGGCTACCTCTACGGAGATGAGTGGCTGGGCCACATCCTTGAAATCATAAAGCAGAACTACGAGTACTTGAAGAAGGAGCTGAACGAGAAGGCTCCCGCCATCGTCGTGTCCCCTCTGGAGGGCACCTATCTGTGCCTGCTGGACCTGCGCAAGGTGATCGGCCCCGACCAGGCCCGCGACCTCATCCAGAACAAGTGCCGCCTGGCCGTCGATTACGGCGAGTGGTTTGGCACCAACTTCAAGGGCTTTGTCCGTCTAAACCTGGCCACCGAGCCCCGCTATGTAGAGGCGGCGGTGAAGAATATCATCCGCGAGGTCAACAAGCTGTGA
- a CDS encoding putative transcriptional regulator (Evidence 3 : Function proposed based on presence of conserved amino acid motif, structural feature or limited homology): MAISIREDREQLDKVYRLLNNRAEKLYDFVCRYSAYMSEPKDYGNGHLISMSEVHVLTHIEENPGITITQLALEREKTKSAISQTVKRLEKDGYIYRRKKEGDGKVVLLFPTEKGINLSVSHKLYDLSDIANTSEALLRTCSEEEIDNFYKVIDAYRALFDEDEE; this comes from the coding sequence TTGGCCATATCTATCAGGGAAGACAGAGAGCAGCTTGATAAAGTATACCGCCTACTCAACAATCGGGCCGAAAAATTGTACGACTTTGTCTGCCGCTACAGCGCCTATATGTCCGAGCCAAAGGACTATGGCAACGGGCACCTTATCAGCATGTCCGAGGTCCATGTGCTCACCCATATTGAGGAGAATCCGGGCATTACCATCACCCAGCTCGCTCTGGAACGGGAGAAGACCAAGAGCGCCATCTCCCAGACTGTGAAACGACTGGAGAAGGACGGGTACATCTACCGCCGCAAGAAAGAGGGGGATGGGAAGGTTGTGCTTCTCTTTCCCACCGAAAAGGGGATCAACCTCTCCGTCTCCCATAAGCTGTACGATCTCAGCGACATCGCCAACACCAGCGAGGCGCTGCTGCGCACCTGCAGCGAGGAGGAGATCGACAATTTCTATAAAGTGATCGACGCTTACCGCGCCCTTTTCGACGAGGACGAGGAATAA
- a CDS encoding putative Flavin-dependent oxidoreductase, chromate reductase (Evidence 3 : Function proposed based on presence of conserved amino acid motif, structural feature or limited homology), which yields MKKVKVGVIVGSARKGSFSRAVAEDLMGLLPEQLDAEIVEIADLAMYNQDFDDEGRVPAEWGSFRAKIQEKEAYLFITPEYNRSIPALLKNALDIGSRPYGSNAWGGKPIAIVSVSPGKPGAFGANHHLRQVATVLDMYTMQQPEAYIGGIHESLSADGHVADESLKGFLKTFGEAFGQWVGHFAS from the coding sequence ATGAAAAAAGTAAAAGTAGGCGTTATTGTGGGCAGCGCGCGTAAGGGCTCTTTCAGCCGCGCCGTGGCCGAGGATCTGATGGGTCTTCTGCCCGAGCAGCTTGATGCGGAGATCGTGGAGATTGCCGATCTCGCCATGTATAACCAGGATTTTGACGACGAGGGGCGGGTCCCCGCCGAGTGGGGTTCCTTCCGCGCTAAGATCCAGGAGAAAGAGGCGTACCTCTTCATTACTCCGGAGTATAACCGCTCCATCCCCGCGCTGCTCAAGAACGCGCTTGACATCGGTTCCCGTCCTTACGGCAGCAACGCCTGGGGCGGCAAGCCCATCGCCATCGTAAGCGTCTCTCCCGGTAAGCCCGGCGCCTTTGGAGCCAACCACCATCTGCGCCAGGTGGCCACCGTGCTGGATATGTACACCATGCAGCAGCCCGAGGCCTATATCGGCGGTATCCACGAGTCGCTGAGCGCCGACGGTCATGTGGCGGATGAGTCCCTCAAGGGGTTTCTCAAGACCTTCGGAGAGGCATTTGGCCAGTGGGTGGGCCACTTCGCGTCCTAA